The sequence AACCAGGCGCAGCAGCGGGCGACGATGTAACCGACGGGCGGCATCTTCGTTCGCGCTCGAGCCGTGCCCGCATCGTCGAAGCGCTGTCACGCCTGGTGCGCGAAGGCGACGTGCTGCCCGGCGCGGCGCGCGTGGCCGAAGTCGCCGGCGTGGGCCTTCGCACCGTGTTCCGGCATTTCGAGGACATGGATTCCCTCTACCGGGAAATTGCGGCGCTCATTGCGGCGCAAGTGCTGCCGGCGCTGTTCGCGCCCTATCGCGGCACGACGTGGCAGGCACGGCTCGGCGAGCTGGTCGCGCGGCGCTGCGAGCTCTACGAGGCGATCCTGCCGTACAAGGTCGCCGGCGACCTTCGCCGCTTCCAGTCGCCTTTCCTGAGGCACGACTATGAGCAGCAGCTCGAGCTCGAGAAGCACTCGCTGGCAAGCGTGCTGCCGGCGGAGCTGGCAGCGGACGAGACGCTGCAGGAAGCCCTGCGCGCGGCCACTTCGTTCCAGGCCTGGCGCATTCTTCGCCACGACCAGGCACTTTCGCCGGCGCAGGCGCGCGCCGTGGTCGAGCGCAGCGTCGCCGGCCTGTCGCGCGGTGTCGCAGGCACTGCGATCGAATCGAAAACCATCCCCGGAGGCGCATCATGACCGGTTCCGCAATGACGACCGAAATCCGCGTCCGCCGCGACAACCTGCGCGAGACGAGCGTTGCG is a genomic window of Candidatus Binatia bacterium containing:
- a CDS encoding TetR/AcrR family transcriptional regulator; amino-acid sequence: MSTAKPGAAAGDDVTDGRHLRSRSSRARIVEALSRLVREGDVLPGAARVAEVAGVGLRTVFRHFEDMDSLYREIAALIAAQVLPALFAPYRGTTWQARLGELVARRCELYEAILPYKVAGDLRRFQSPFLRHDYEQQLELEKHSLASVLPAELAADETLQEALRAATSFQAWRILRHDQALSPAQARAVVERSVAGLSRGVAGTAIESKTIPGGAS